Proteins encoded within one genomic window of Amorphoplanes friuliensis DSM 7358:
- a CDS encoding MFS transporter — translation MGLLRDPDFRRLFTATAASQLGDRVIFLALPLVAIVALSATEFQVGLLSAATMAGSLLVGLPAGAWIDRLRKRGVLVTTDLLRALVIAVIPLAWWADALSIWLLFGVALVHGVLTVFFDVAYVSYLPYLVGRDHLTEGNAKLASVRSAVSVGGPGLAGPLIGAFGAPVALVAGSAGMVVSALFVRGLRKREPAPEPSADPHLGREIAEGLRFVLGQPLLRAIVTADGLFGLFLIAYQTMLLVFLARDVQLGSFGIGVVLSAMGCGGLAGALLARRAASRLGARRVIWLAPLLTCPPAALMAFAAPGWTLWVAPAGLVLLSFGGVVRLVAQAGLQQSVTPDHVLGRMSATFRFVTWGGMPLGGLLGGAAGTWLGPSATLWLSAAGLTLTFLPTFAVRAGEHTERSVTS, via the coding sequence TTGGGACTGCTCCGCGACCCCGACTTCCGCCGCCTGTTCACCGCCACGGCGGCGAGTCAGCTGGGCGACCGCGTGATCTTCCTGGCGCTGCCGCTGGTGGCGATCGTTGCCCTGTCGGCGACCGAGTTCCAGGTGGGACTGCTCAGCGCGGCGACGATGGCCGGTTCTTTGCTCGTCGGCCTGCCCGCGGGCGCGTGGATCGACCGTCTCCGCAAACGCGGCGTCCTCGTCACCACGGATCTGCTGCGCGCACTGGTGATCGCCGTGATACCCCTGGCCTGGTGGGCGGACGCACTGTCCATCTGGCTGCTGTTCGGCGTCGCGCTCGTGCACGGTGTGCTCACCGTCTTCTTCGACGTCGCGTACGTGAGCTATCTGCCGTACCTGGTCGGCCGTGACCATCTCACCGAGGGGAACGCAAAGCTGGCGTCGGTCCGGTCCGCGGTGAGCGTGGGCGGCCCGGGCCTGGCCGGACCGCTGATCGGCGCCTTCGGCGCGCCGGTGGCGCTGGTGGCCGGCTCGGCCGGGATGGTGGTGTCGGCGCTGTTCGTCCGGGGGCTCCGCAAGCGGGAGCCGGCACCGGAACCGTCGGCCGACCCGCACCTGGGCCGCGAGATCGCCGAGGGACTGCGGTTTGTCCTCGGTCAGCCGTTGCTGCGCGCGATCGTCACCGCCGACGGCCTGTTCGGTCTCTTCCTGATCGCCTACCAGACGATGCTGCTGGTCTTTCTCGCCCGCGACGTCCAGCTCGGCTCGTTCGGCATCGGCGTTGTCCTGTCCGCGATGGGCTGCGGCGGTCTGGCCGGTGCTCTGCTCGCCCGCCGGGCGGCGTCGCGGCTCGGAGCACGCCGCGTGATCTGGCTGGCGCCGCTGCTGACCTGCCCACCGGCCGCCCTCATGGCATTCGCCGCCCCGGGCTGGACACTCTGGGTGGCGCCCGCGGGACTGGTGCTGCTGTCGTTCGGTGGTGTCGTCCGGCTGGTCGCTCAGGCCGGCCTGCAGCAGTCGGTGACCCCGGACCACGTCCTGGGCCGCATGAGCGCGACGTTCCGCTTCGTCACCTGGGGCGGCATGCCGCTGGGTGGTCTGCTCGGCGGCGCCGCCGGCACCTGGCTCGGCCCGTCCGCGACGCTGTGGCTCAGCGCCGCCGGTCTTACCCTGACCTTCCTTCCCACTTTTGCGGTCCGCGCCGGGGAGCACACCGAAAGGAGCGTGACGTCGTGA
- a CDS encoding AraC family transcriptional regulator has product MDTAGAAVQDTEPATPDGDVAVCATLRTTDLDEARDFCRRMYYGPLEVKPAGSIDGFAFTGEVVQIGPVTIGEISYGTEICLASGDLETAYHVLAPLTGGVHVLHRGAATKADPSQAAVFRPIGDIDLRWSADCRLISVKVDRLALERELDAALDRRVGSPLPLGATFGLAGGPGRSWLALVRLLHAEARQPDGLTLFPHLLRQWRDLVVSGLAQAVEHPFSQNPAGRPTARRPRTVKRTLDAMHAEPGRSFTAAELAGIAGVGIRVLQESFRQHVGVPPLTYLRRLRLEGVHAELSRAGPDQISVSEVATRWGFTHLGRFAGAYRERYGETPSQTLRDQT; this is encoded by the coding sequence ATGGACACGGCAGGGGCGGCCGTTCAAGACACGGAACCGGCAACACCGGACGGCGACGTCGCGGTCTGTGCCACCCTCCGCACGACGGACCTCGACGAGGCCCGCGATTTCTGCCGCCGGATGTACTACGGGCCGCTCGAGGTCAAACCCGCGGGCAGCATCGACGGCTTCGCCTTCACCGGCGAAGTCGTCCAGATCGGCCCGGTCACCATCGGCGAGATCAGCTACGGCACCGAGATCTGCCTGGCCAGCGGCGATCTCGAAACGGCCTACCACGTCCTGGCCCCCCTGACCGGCGGCGTCCACGTCCTCCACCGCGGCGCCGCCACCAAGGCCGACCCCAGCCAGGCCGCCGTCTTCCGCCCCATCGGCGACATCGACCTGCGCTGGTCCGCCGACTGCCGCCTCATCAGCGTCAAAGTGGACCGCCTCGCCCTCGAACGCGAACTCGACGCCGCCCTCGACCGCCGCGTCGGCTCCCCCCTCCCACTCGGCGCGACCTTCGGCCTCGCCGGCGGCCCGGGCCGCAGCTGGCTGGCCCTGGTCCGGCTCCTGCACGCCGAAGCCCGCCAGCCCGACGGCCTGACCCTCTTCCCGCACCTGCTCCGCCAATGGCGCGACCTGGTGGTCAGCGGCCTCGCCCAGGCCGTCGAACACCCGTTCTCCCAGAACCCGGCCGGTCGCCCCACCGCCCGACGCCCCCGCACGGTCAAACGCACCCTCGACGCCATGCACGCCGAGCCGGGAAGGTCCTTCACCGCCGCCGAACTCGCCGGAATAGCCGGCGTCGGCATCCGCGTCCTCCAGGAGTCCTTCCGCCAGCACGTCGGCGTCCCGCCCCTGACCTACCTCCGCAGGCTGCGCCTCGAAGGTGTCCACGCCGAACTCAGCCGCGCCGGCCCGGACCAGATAAGCGTCAGCGAGGTGGCGACGAGGTGGGGATTCACTCATTTGGGCCGGTTTGCGGGCGCCTACCGAGAGAGATATGGGGAGACGCCTTCCCAAACTCTCCGCGATCAAACCTGA
- the glgC gene encoding glucose-1-phosphate adenylyltransferase, which translates to MAVKVLAIVLAGGEGKRLMPLTADRAKPGVPFGGIYRMIDFVLSNLANGGFLKIVVLTQYKSHSLDRHITKTWRMSTLLGNYVTPVPAQQRLGPRWFAGSADAIYQSLNLINDESPDYVIVFGADHIYRMDPKQMVDDHIASGAAVTVAGIRQPKSMSDQFGVIDVGPDGRRISAFREKPVDVEGLPDAPDEIYASMGNYVFTTRALCEAVTADAQNPDSKHDMGGNIIPMLVERGEANVYDFRDNEVQGSTERDRGYWRDVGTLDSFYDAHMDLIATLPVFNLYNMDWPIFTNYGSWPPAKFVHGYDDRQGRAVDSMISPGVVVSGSLVERSVVSPNVRVNSWAHVEGSVLMEGVQVGRRAVVRNAIIDKNVIIPEGAQIGVDLDRDRKRYTVSDSGIVVVGKGQRVEL; encoded by the coding sequence ATGGCTGTCAAGGTGCTCGCGATCGTTCTGGCAGGTGGCGAAGGCAAGCGCCTGATGCCCCTCACCGCCGACCGGGCTAAGCCCGGCGTTCCCTTCGGCGGCATCTACCGCATGATCGATTTTGTGCTGTCGAACCTCGCCAACGGCGGGTTCCTGAAGATCGTGGTGCTGACGCAGTACAAGTCGCACTCGCTCGACCGGCACATCACCAAGACGTGGCGGATGTCGACCCTGCTCGGTAACTACGTGACCCCCGTACCGGCACAGCAGCGGCTCGGCCCGCGCTGGTTCGCCGGCTCGGCGGACGCGATCTACCAGAGCCTCAACCTCATCAACGACGAGAGCCCCGACTACGTCATCGTCTTCGGCGCCGACCACATCTACCGCATGGACCCGAAGCAGATGGTCGACGACCACATCGCCTCGGGTGCGGCCGTGACGGTCGCCGGCATCCGCCAGCCGAAGTCGATGTCCGACCAGTTCGGCGTCATCGACGTCGGCCCCGACGGCCGCCGCATCAGCGCGTTCCGCGAGAAGCCCGTCGACGTCGAGGGCCTCCCGGACGCCCCCGACGAGATCTACGCGTCCATGGGCAACTACGTCTTCACCACCCGCGCCCTGTGCGAGGCGGTCACCGCCGACGCCCAGAACCCCGACAGCAAGCACGACATGGGCGGCAACATCATCCCCATGCTGGTCGAACGCGGCGAGGCCAACGTCTACGACTTCCGCGACAACGAGGTCCAGGGCAGCACCGAACGCGACCGCGGCTACTGGCGCGACGTCGGAACCCTCGACTCGTTCTACGACGCCCACATGGACCTGATCGCCACCCTGCCGGTCTTCAACCTCTACAACATGGACTGGCCCATCTTCACCAACTACGGCTCCTGGCCCCCGGCCAAGTTCGTCCACGGCTACGACGACCGCCAGGGCCGCGCCGTCGACTCGATGATCTCCCCCGGCGTCGTCGTCTCCGGGTCCCTGGTCGAACGCTCGGTCGTCTCCCCGAACGTCCGCGTCAACTCCTGGGCCCACGTCGAAGGCTCGGTCCTCATGGAAGGCGTCCAGGTCGGCCGCCGCGCCGTCGTCCGCAACGCCATCATCGACAAGAACGTCATCATCCCCGAAGGCGCCCAGATCGGCGTCGACCTCGACCGCGACCGCAAGCGCTACACGGTCTCCGACAGCGGCATCGTGGTCGTCGGCAAGGGCCAGCGCGTAGAGCTCTGA
- a CDS encoding chitinase: MRVRRMLAAAVAAAAALTATLVTTSANAATFPVSPAQFDQMFPSRIAFYSYDGLLDAMQKFPAFTGSGNDTAQKQEAAAFLANINHESGGLVYVEEINQDNWPHYCDAAQPYGCPAGQSAYHGRGPIQLSWNFNYKAAGDALGIDLLNNPDQVKNDSSTAWQTGLWYWMTQTGPGSMTPHDAIVNGAGFGETIRSINGSLECNGGNPAQVQSRVDAYQRFTQILGVEPGGNLSC; this comes from the coding sequence ATGCGAGTACGACGCATGCTGGCCGCCGCCGTCGCGGCCGCCGCGGCACTCACCGCCACCCTGGTCACCACCAGTGCGAACGCCGCCACCTTCCCCGTTTCCCCGGCGCAGTTCGACCAGATGTTCCCCAGCCGGATAGCGTTCTACAGTTACGACGGACTCCTCGACGCGATGCAGAAATTCCCCGCGTTCACCGGCTCCGGAAATGACACCGCACAAAAGCAGGAAGCCGCTGCTTTCCTGGCGAACATCAACCACGAGTCCGGTGGACTGGTCTACGTCGAGGAGATCAACCAGGACAACTGGCCGCACTACTGCGACGCCGCGCAGCCGTACGGGTGCCCGGCCGGCCAGTCCGCGTACCACGGGCGCGGGCCGATCCAGCTCAGCTGGAACTTCAACTACAAGGCCGCCGGTGACGCGCTCGGCATCGACCTGCTGAACAACCCCGACCAGGTCAAGAACGACTCGTCGACCGCCTGGCAGACCGGCCTCTGGTACTGGATGACCCAGACCGGCCCGGGCTCGATGACCCCGCACGACGCCATCGTGAACGGCGCGGGCTTCGGCGAGACGATCCGCAGCATCAACGGCTCGCTGGAGTGCAACGGCGGGAACCCGGCGCAGGTGCAGAGCCGCGTGGACGCGTACCAGCGGTTCACCCAGATCCTCGGCGTCGAACCCGGCGGCAACCTCAGCTGCTGA
- a CDS encoding DUF6461 domain-containing protein, translated as MGDLAGARAVLEALGEIVCLTFVKGLDPAAALLRMGGYADSLRVREAAEIGEVMDSFEGGYPRMAAALDLGAWSLVLEPDGFSGADDSLLRVVSRGTETVSVLRHDYASAAFAYAVDGEIVAGFEPGRPEAPAHLQPLLAEVGLRVPSGEGDDTWTDAVARALLLAQRITGVTVPPDPFEADLLSAQIEPWFVVPASPGDLLYGSDPPAGSLVAAVEAASPDRQRAVAVAEVRRQATALGLADTPGLADVLRAAATGTAGPISADSPLGTHVRTWLTATTRAGDSLNSNRHAMTAAERTHAYALGWFTAALRGVLNPDPQKAALAALRPLTSNIAALTDPAVRAAVIHALTT; from the coding sequence GTGGGCGATCTTGCGGGGGCGCGGGCGGTTCTGGAGGCGTTGGGCGAGATCGTTTGTCTGACGTTCGTCAAAGGGCTGGACCCGGCCGCAGCGCTGCTGCGAATGGGTGGTTACGCGGACTCTCTGCGGGTGCGTGAGGCTGCCGAGATCGGCGAGGTGATGGACTCGTTCGAGGGCGGTTATCCGCGGATGGCCGCCGCGCTGGACCTGGGCGCCTGGTCCCTGGTCCTCGAGCCGGACGGTTTCTCCGGCGCCGACGACTCGCTGCTGCGGGTGGTGTCGCGGGGCACGGAGACCGTGTCGGTGCTGCGCCACGACTACGCGTCGGCGGCTTTTGCCTACGCCGTCGACGGTGAGATTGTCGCCGGCTTCGAGCCGGGGCGTCCCGAGGCCCCGGCGCACCTGCAGCCGCTGCTGGCCGAGGTCGGCCTCCGCGTCCCGTCGGGCGAGGGCGACGACACGTGGACCGATGCTGTCGCCCGCGCGCTGCTTCTGGCTCAGAGGATCACCGGGGTGACCGTGCCGCCGGATCCCTTCGAGGCGGACCTTCTCTCGGCTCAGATCGAGCCCTGGTTCGTCGTCCCGGCAAGTCCGGGTGATCTCCTCTACGGCTCCGATCCGCCGGCCGGCTCGCTGGTCGCCGCTGTCGAAGCCGCCTCGCCCGACCGTCAGCGCGCGGTGGCCGTGGCCGAGGTCCGTCGCCAGGCCACCGCGCTGGGCCTGGCAGACACGCCAGGTCTCGCCGACGTCCTCCGGGCCGCCGCCACCGGCACAGCAGGCCCGATCAGCGCCGACTCACCCCTCGGCACCCACGTCCGCACCTGGCTGACCGCCACCACCCGCGCCGGCGACTCACTGAACAGCAACCGGCACGCCATGACCGCCGCCGAACGAACCCACGCCTACGCCCTCGGCTGGTTCACCGCAGCCCTCCGCGGCGTCCTCAACCCGGACCCCCAAAAGGCCGCCCTCGCCGCCCTCCGCCCCTTGACCTCTAACATCGCCGCCCTCACGGATCCTGCCGTGCGTGCCGCAGTGATTCACGCACTCACAACGTGA
- a CDS encoding DUF6232 family protein, producing MRTYYRGPDAAVTDELFIWQSGATRAFVLEELRDVGRVQQESSRLSRVIAGVLLAVAGAVWVQLELPARWYVGVGALVAALAIIGWPSHSRRWTLKAAYRGEEDVTLYSSADPRVFNQVARALGRAIEDSR from the coding sequence GTGCGCACCTACTACCGCGGGCCGGATGCCGCCGTCACCGACGAGCTGTTCATCTGGCAGTCGGGGGCGACCAGAGCCTTTGTCCTCGAAGAACTGCGCGACGTCGGCCGCGTCCAGCAGGAGTCGAGCCGGCTGAGCCGGGTCATCGCGGGAGTCCTGCTGGCCGTCGCCGGCGCGGTGTGGGTGCAGCTCGAGCTCCCGGCCCGCTGGTACGTCGGCGTGGGCGCACTCGTCGCCGCCCTCGCGATCATCGGCTGGCCGTCCCACTCCCGCCGCTGGACGTTGAAGGCGGCGTACCGCGGCGAGGAGGACGTCACCCTCTACAGCTCGGCCGACCCGCGCGTCTTCAACCAGGTCGCGCGGGCGCTGGGCCGGGCCATCGAGGACTCCCGGTGA
- a CDS encoding DUF4331 domain-containing protein, with protein MSSHREAPEISKDPVADSADLYAFVSPDHPDTVTLIANYVPLQLPASGPNFFEFGDDVLYEIHVDKNGDGRPDLTYQFRFRTELRNDRTFLYNTGPIESLDSENWNRRQFYSVTRVDASGKHTVLAEKLPCPPCNVGPLSIPDYDKLAEDAVHKLKTGEKVFAGQRADPFFVDLGAIFDLGTLRPFQDKHLVGAKLFNYAGKAVNATDKMNVHSIAIQLPLHDVRRDGKKKVRGRDPEAVIGVWTSASRRQVQVRDGRKNGDDVYVGPQVQVSRLGNPLFNEVIVPMAQKDLWNSLPPSEDKRFAEFVEQPELGALLPVLYPGLFDNLAELNKAKTARADLVAILLTGIPDGLIDDFQNNTGDVQADMLRLNTAVPPTKEPNAFGILGGDLAGFPNGRRVADDVVSISLRAIAGVTVPLVDEKFTADDAAALVEQGLSAKDASSKLLKKFPYLGVPFDGFNNPEAEDK; from the coding sequence ATGTCATCGCACCGCGAAGCGCCGGAGATCAGCAAGGACCCGGTCGCCGACAGCGCCGACCTCTACGCGTTCGTCAGCCCGGACCACCCGGACACCGTCACCCTGATCGCCAACTACGTGCCGCTGCAGCTCCCTGCGAGCGGCCCGAACTTCTTCGAGTTCGGCGACGACGTGCTCTACGAGATCCACGTCGACAAGAACGGTGACGGGCGCCCGGACCTGACCTACCAGTTCCGGTTCCGCACCGAGCTGCGCAACGACCGGACGTTCCTCTACAACACCGGTCCGATCGAGTCGCTCGACAGCGAGAACTGGAACCGCCGGCAGTTCTACTCAGTCACCCGTGTCGACGCGAGCGGCAAGCACACCGTGCTCGCGGAGAAGCTGCCGTGCCCGCCGTGCAACGTCGGCCCGCTGTCGATCCCGGATTACGACAAGCTCGCCGAGGACGCGGTCCACAAGCTCAAGACCGGCGAGAAGGTCTTCGCCGGCCAGCGCGCCGACCCGTTCTTCGTCGACCTCGGCGCGATCTTCGACCTCGGCACGCTGCGGCCGTTCCAGGACAAGCACCTGGTCGGGGCGAAGCTGTTCAACTACGCCGGCAAGGCCGTCAACGCCACCGACAAGATGAACGTGCACAGCATCGCGATCCAGCTGCCCCTGCACGACGTACGCCGGGACGGCAAGAAGAAGGTCCGGGGCCGCGACCCGGAAGCGGTCATCGGTGTGTGGACCTCCGCCAGCCGCCGGCAGGTCCAGGTCCGCGACGGCCGCAAGAACGGCGACGACGTCTACGTCGGCCCGCAGGTCCAGGTCTCGCGTCTCGGCAACCCGCTGTTCAACGAGGTCATCGTGCCGATGGCGCAGAAGGACCTGTGGAACAGCCTGCCGCCGAGCGAGGACAAGCGGTTCGCCGAGTTCGTCGAGCAGCCGGAGCTCGGTGCGCTGCTGCCGGTGCTCTACCCGGGCCTGTTCGACAACCTGGCCGAGCTCAACAAGGCCAAGACCGCCCGCGCCGACCTGGTCGCGATCCTGCTCACCGGCATCCCGGACGGGCTCATCGACGACTTCCAGAACAACACCGGTGACGTCCAGGCCGACATGCTCCGCCTGAACACCGCCGTCCCGCCGACCAAGGAGCCGAACGCGTTCGGCATCCTCGGCGGTGACCTGGCCGGCTTCCCCAACGGCCGCCGCGTCGCCGACGACGTCGTGTCGATCTCCCTGCGCGCCATCGCGGGTGTGACCGTGCCGCTGGTCGACGAGAAGTTCACCGCGGACGACGCCGCCGCCCTGGTCGAGCAGGGGCTGTCGGCCAAGGACGCCAGCTCGAAGCTGCTCAAGAAGTTCCCCTACCTGGGGGTTCCGTTCGACGGCTTCAACAACCCGGAGGCTGAGGACAAGTGA